In a single window of the Litorilituus sediminis genome:
- the pgi gene encoding glucose-6-phosphate isomerase has protein sequence MDLLNSPSFVQSVKLRRIIDLFHDEARGQSFALKMSQLFLDYSKQNISPDELSNLITWARDCRLNDSIDAMFSGEKINNTEERAVLHTLLRAPSEIKYAVLGEQAQEVLQTEVNMASIVDDVRQGKLTSCTGQKFTDVLVIGIGGSYYGLKVALSALSQYQTQHLNVHVLSNVDGQAVADKLSRLEAKSTLVIVISKTFTTQETLLNAHSVKQWMLDELKTDDAISRQWFAVSSNLTKATQFGINENSILPMWDWVGGRFSIWSAVGLPLALAIGNQNFEKFKLGAYEMDNHFQQADFSDNMPVLMALLGIWNRNVLGYHSLAVLPYEHSLRAFPGYLQQIDMESNGKSVSIDGEKLSWATAPIIFGQEGTNGQHAFMQLMHQSEDIIPADFIVSLKPSTKAYQEHHKVLVANCFAQSEALMQGVTLKQVEEELKSEETLSLTPHKVMKGNTPSNTLLLESITPESIGALFALYEHKIFVQGTLWQLNPFDQWGVELGKKLSSSVLDIINGKSTQSHLSTSSIQLINTFLDANK, from the coding sequence ATGGATCTACTTAATTCCCCTTCCTTTGTTCAGAGCGTTAAACTTCGCAGAATTATAGACTTGTTTCATGATGAAGCACGAGGGCAATCATTTGCCTTAAAAATGTCACAACTTTTTTTAGATTACTCTAAACAAAACATTTCCCCAGATGAACTGTCTAACTTGATTACTTGGGCGCGTGACTGTCGTTTAAACGATAGTATTGATGCTATGTTTTCAGGTGAGAAGATAAATAATACTGAAGAGCGAGCTGTGTTGCATACGCTGCTTCGCGCGCCAAGTGAAATTAAATATGCTGTTTTAGGTGAGCAAGCTCAGGAAGTATTGCAAACTGAAGTTAATATGGCTTCGATTGTTGATGATGTTCGCCAAGGTAAATTAACTAGCTGTACTGGTCAGAAGTTTACTGATGTATTAGTAATAGGTATAGGCGGTTCATATTATGGACTAAAGGTAGCGTTAAGCGCTTTATCTCAGTATCAAACACAACATTTAAATGTTCATGTATTGTCAAATGTGGATGGACAAGCCGTAGCTGATAAACTTTCCAGATTAGAAGCTAAATCAACCTTAGTTATCGTTATCTCTAAAACTTTTACCACACAAGAAACCTTGCTAAACGCTCATTCAGTTAAACAGTGGATGTTAGATGAGTTGAAAACTGACGATGCCATATCTCGGCAGTGGTTTGCAGTGAGTTCTAACCTAACTAAAGCGACCCAGTTTGGTATCAATGAAAATAGTATTTTGCCTATGTGGGATTGGGTTGGCGGCCGTTTTTCAATTTGGTCAGCAGTAGGCTTACCATTAGCTTTAGCTATCGGTAATCAAAACTTTGAAAAATTTAAGCTAGGCGCTTATGAAATGGACAATCATTTTCAACAAGCGGATTTTAGTGACAATATGCCCGTATTAATGGCCTTACTTGGTATCTGGAATCGTAATGTTTTAGGTTACCATAGCTTGGCAGTTTTACCTTATGAACATTCGCTAAGGGCATTTCCTGGTTATTTACAACAAATTGATATGGAAAGTAATGGTAAGTCAGTCTCCATTGATGGAGAAAAGCTGTCTTGGGCAACTGCTCCTATCATTTTTGGTCAAGAAGGGACTAATGGGCAACATGCATTTATGCAGTTAATGCATCAAAGTGAGGATATAATCCCTGCTGATTTTATTGTTTCATTAAAGCCCAGTACTAAAGCGTATCAAGAGCATCATAAAGTACTTGTGGCAAATTGCTTTGCTCAAAGTGAAGCGCTGATGCAAGGCGTTACTCTTAAACAAGTAGAAGAGGAATTGAAAAGCGAGGAAACGCTTTCTTTAACTCCTCATAAGGTGATGAAAGGTAATACACCAAGTAATACTTTATTGTTGGAATCAATTACGCCTGAATCGATAGGTGCTTTGTTTGCATTGTATGAGCACAAAATATTTGTGCAAGGTACATTATGGCAGCTTAATCCATTTGATCAGTGGGGAGTAGAGTTAGGGAAAAAACTTAGTTCATCTGTATTAGATATTATCAATGGTAAAAGCACTCAAAGTCATTTATCGACATCAAGTATACAATTGATTAATACTTTTTTAGATGCCAACAAATAG
- a CDS encoding Wzz/FepE/Etk N-terminal domain-containing protein: MSNKLREDTNIIPQPASKQVNITQERTDNSGYEVEFSELMQAIWKGKILIAFISSIFAISSIAIALSLPNIYKASAILAPVSSDSGMGGLASLAGKFGGLASMAGINLGGESSDKTGLALEVIKTRSFIEKFIQKHQLTVPLIAAKNWDYASNELVYDEDLYDVNQQKWVREVDFPKTPEPTPWEAYKAFNKIFTVSQSKLTSMVTIEMEFYSPELAQQWLTWLIEDINFFMREQDYKEAQDSINYLTEKLENIKTSNMETIFYQLIEEQTKNMMLTQVKAEYVLKTIDSPQVPDEKDKPKRALIVVLGTILGGVLSVLIVLFRFFSNRNNAL; encoded by the coding sequence GTGTCAAATAAACTACGAGAAGATACAAATATCATACCTCAACCTGCAAGTAAGCAAGTAAATATTACACAAGAGCGTACAGACAACAGTGGCTATGAAGTAGAGTTTTCTGAACTAATGCAGGCAATTTGGAAAGGTAAGATTCTGATTGCTTTTATTAGTAGCATATTTGCTATTAGTTCGATAGCGATCGCTCTGTCTCTTCCTAATATATATAAAGCTTCCGCCATATTAGCTCCAGTATCTTCAGATAGTGGGATGGGAGGACTAGCTAGTCTAGCAGGTAAGTTTGGCGGCTTAGCTAGTATGGCAGGAATAAACCTCGGTGGAGAGTCTTCTGATAAAACAGGCCTTGCGCTGGAGGTTATCAAAACTCGTTCATTCATAGAGAAGTTCATTCAAAAACATCAACTTACAGTGCCACTTATTGCTGCTAAGAATTGGGATTATGCAAGTAACGAGTTGGTTTATGATGAAGATTTATACGATGTAAATCAACAGAAATGGGTCAGAGAAGTAGATTTCCCTAAAACACCAGAGCCGACGCCATGGGAAGCTTATAAAGCATTTAACAAAATATTTACAGTTTCACAATCAAAATTAACTTCTATGGTTACTATTGAAATGGAGTTTTACTCTCCTGAGCTGGCCCAGCAGTGGTTAACTTGGCTTATTGAAGATATTAATTTCTTTATGCGCGAGCAAGACTACAAAGAAGCTCAGGATTCGATAAATTACCTAACGGAAAAGCTTGAGAACATTAAAACAAGTAATATGGAAACCATATTTTATCAACTGATAGAAGAGCAGACGAAAAATATGATGTTAACCCAGGTTAAAGCTGAGTATGTATTAAAGACTATCGATTCACCACAAGTACCAGATGAAAAAGATAAACCTAAAAGAGCGCTTATCGTCGTTTTAGGAACCATATTAGGTGGTGTATTATCAGTATTAATAGTCTTATTTAGATTTTTCTCCAATAGAAATAATGCGTTATAG
- a CDS encoding acyltransferase has translation MAYLSSSELKELGFAYIGENVKISDKASLYNCEQISIDDNSRIDDFCVVSGKVKIGKYCHITPYCLVAGGIKGIEMEDYATLAYRVNVFAQTDDYSGGSMVNSLIPKKFKTETFAKVTIGKHVIIGTGSTVMPGVTVSEGCSVGAMSLITKTTSPWGIYAGIPAKRIKERKRDILNIEQEFLMEINQ, from the coding sequence ATGGCTTACCTTTCTAGTAGCGAATTAAAAGAATTGGGGTTCGCTTATATAGGAGAAAACGTAAAGATTAGCGATAAAGCCAGCTTATATAATTGTGAGCAAATATCTATCGATGACAACTCCAGAATCGACGACTTCTGTGTTGTTTCTGGCAAAGTAAAAATTGGTAAGTATTGTCACATAACCCCGTATTGCCTGGTTGCTGGTGGTATCAAAGGCATAGAAATGGAAGACTACGCCACATTGGCTTATCGCGTAAATGTTTTTGCTCAGACCGATGATTACTCAGGCGGTTCCATGGTCAATAGTCTAATTCCCAAAAAATTCAAGACGGAAACATTTGCTAAAGTTACTATTGGCAAACACGTCATTATTGGAACTGGCTCCACGGTTATGCCTGGTGTAACCGTATCGGAAGGGTGCTCTGTAGGAGCAATGTCTCTGATAACAAAGACAACATCTCCTTGGGGCATTTACGCAGGAATTCCTGCTAAACGAATTAAAGAGCGAAAACGCGACATTCTGAATATTGAACAAGAATTTTTAATGGAAATAAATCAATAA
- the rffA gene encoding dTDP-4-amino-4,6-dideoxygalactose transaminase, translating into MIPFNKPPYTGNEEQYLLTAARSSAMAGDGQFSKKCEQWFETTFNVNKCLLTPNCTQALEMAAILLDIQPGDEVIMPSYTFVSTANAFVLRGAKVIFVDIRQDTLNIDENKIADAITPKTKAIVVVHYAGVACEMDSIMTLANDNNIFVVEDAAQGVMSNYKGKALGTIGHLGAYSFHETKNYTSGGEGGLLLINDPEFVERAEIIREKGTNRSKFFRGMIDKYSWVDVGSSYLPSELQAAYLWGQLEKAEEINEKRLSLWNRYANNLQSLALSQHIELPTIPQGCIHNAHMFYIKVADIKIRSKFIAFLKESDIHSVFHYIPLHSAEAGLKHGIFSGSDVYTTKESERLIRLPMYFSLSLEDVDMICNKINTFFA; encoded by the coding sequence ATGATCCCTTTCAATAAACCGCCTTATACGGGCAACGAAGAGCAATACCTTTTAACCGCAGCTCGCAGCTCTGCGATGGCCGGTGACGGACAGTTTTCGAAAAAATGTGAACAATGGTTTGAAACTACATTTAATGTTAACAAATGTTTACTTACGCCGAATTGCACTCAAGCATTAGAGATGGCTGCAATTCTTCTCGATATTCAGCCTGGTGACGAAGTAATAATGCCAAGCTATACCTTCGTAAGCACAGCAAATGCCTTTGTGTTAAGGGGAGCAAAAGTCATATTTGTGGACATTCGCCAAGATACTTTAAATATTGATGAAAACAAAATAGCAGACGCTATAACACCTAAAACAAAAGCTATCGTTGTGGTTCATTATGCTGGAGTAGCCTGTGAAATGGATTCTATTATGACCCTTGCTAACGATAATAATATATTTGTTGTTGAGGATGCCGCACAAGGGGTGATGAGTAACTATAAAGGTAAAGCTTTAGGAACTATTGGCCACTTAGGTGCTTATAGTTTTCATGAAACAAAAAACTACACTAGTGGCGGTGAAGGTGGTTTATTGTTAATTAATGACCCAGAATTTGTAGAGCGCGCAGAAATAATCAGAGAAAAAGGCACAAATCGCTCTAAATTTTTCAGGGGAATGATTGATAAATACTCTTGGGTTGATGTGGGTAGCAGTTACTTACCAAGTGAGTTGCAAGCGGCTTATTTATGGGGTCAACTAGAAAAAGCAGAAGAAATAAACGAAAAACGCTTATCCCTTTGGAACCGATATGCTAATAACCTTCAAAGTCTTGCTTTGTCACAGCATATTGAGCTACCTACAATCCCACAAGGCTGTATTCACAATGCTCATATGTTTTATATAAAAGTTGCTGATATTAAGATACGTTCTAAGTTTATTGCATTTTTAAAAGAATCAGATATCCATTCTGTTTTCCATTATATTCCTTTGCATTCTGCTGAAGCGGGTCTTAAACATGGTATATTTTCAGGAAGTGATGTTTATACTACCAAGGAAAGCGAACGCTTGATAAGACTACCAATGTATTTCAGTTTGTCACTTGAAGACGTTGATATGATCTGCAATAAAATAAACACCTTTTTTGCATAG
- a CDS encoding lipopolysaccharide biosynthesis protein — MHLKKSFAITFSAQLYSTVVTLIVTPLLISFVGAEGFGLIGFYLILQTWLQILDAGISGTLSRQVALSKHCSSSFQSFLTSFYKIYLIFAFIALVLLILGFTFATTFSLHWFKTNLQLELVSYCVLSMAITLSFKYLSGPLRSGLIGLECHILLGLFNFFYTTLRYPAGLGILYIYDSSLKAYFTYQAFIAVLEWCTLQALFYLKSRHAIKIATESSSPTQSSIKSLLLLSVQLSVLSILWVVVSQIDKLILSGALNLKQFGYYSLAVTVTGVMFTLNIPLNQVLMPRLTALMANKNNAKYVTILIKSVLFSILTFIPLGIFLVVFGTELVWAWTGNEEAAQEASRYISWLAIGNIAVIFMNFAFLLQFTLKNLKKHLIAYALYSAILIPLIFPVIDYYQGEGAAIFWMCHNIIFFILWGGYTFKKYLRNFVNLIFIPALITTSIFSTIVLTNLEYFVSLYSNQRGLTFLSLSFTGISCVGLLLLAALILRQPINSTIKKVSLITEK, encoded by the coding sequence GTGCACCTGAAAAAGTCATTTGCTATAACCTTCTCTGCCCAACTATATTCAACGGTTGTTACACTCATTGTAACACCTTTGTTAATTAGCTTTGTTGGTGCAGAAGGGTTTGGGCTAATTGGTTTCTATCTAATTTTGCAAACATGGTTACAAATTTTAGATGCAGGCATTAGCGGCACTTTATCACGGCAAGTCGCTTTATCTAAGCATTGTAGCAGCTCATTTCAAAGCTTTCTCACATCGTTTTATAAGATCTATCTTATATTTGCTTTTATAGCATTAGTACTACTGATACTAGGGTTTACCTTTGCAACGACATTTTCTCTACATTGGTTTAAAACAAATCTTCAATTAGAGTTAGTTTCATATTGCGTTTTAAGCATGGCCATAACGCTAAGCTTTAAATATCTTAGTGGTCCATTACGCAGCGGGCTAATTGGCCTAGAATGTCATATTTTACTAGGCTTGTTTAACTTCTTCTATACCACATTACGTTATCCTGCTGGGCTCGGAATTTTGTACATTTATGATAGCTCCTTAAAAGCATACTTTACCTATCAAGCTTTTATCGCTGTACTAGAATGGTGCACTCTTCAAGCATTGTTTTATTTAAAGTCGCGTCATGCTATTAAAATTGCCACAGAATCCAGCTCTCCGACTCAATCTTCAATTAAATCGTTACTATTATTATCTGTGCAACTTTCAGTATTATCTATACTGTGGGTTGTTGTCTCACAAATAGACAAATTGATTTTGTCGGGTGCACTAAACCTAAAGCAATTTGGCTATTATTCATTAGCGGTAACCGTTACTGGCGTTATGTTTACTTTAAACATACCTTTAAATCAAGTTTTAATGCCAAGATTAACCGCTTTAATGGCAAATAAGAACAACGCCAAATATGTTACCATTCTGATAAAGTCTGTATTATTTTCAATCCTTACCTTCATCCCTCTTGGTATATTTTTAGTGGTATTTGGAACAGAGTTGGTTTGGGCTTGGACAGGAAATGAGGAAGCTGCGCAAGAGGCATCTCGTTATATTTCCTGGTTAGCGATAGGCAACATTGCTGTCATTTTTATGAACTTCGCCTTTTTATTACAATTTACACTTAAAAATCTAAAAAAGCACTTAATCGCTTACGCCCTATACAGCGCAATTTTAATACCTCTAATTTTCCCTGTTATCGATTACTATCAAGGTGAAGGCGCAGCTATTTTTTGGATGTGTCACAATATAATTTTCTTTATTCTTTGGGGGGGGTATACATTCAAAAAATATTTGCGCAATTTTGTAAATTTAATATTCATTCCAGCCCTGATAACTACCTCTATCTTTTCAACCATTGTACTAACAAATTTGGAATATTTTGTTAGTTTATATAGCAATCAACGAGGATTAACATTTTTATCTTTAAGCTTTACTGGCATTAGTTGTGTAGGTCTTTTATTATTAGCAGCCTTAATTTTAAGACAGCCTATTAATTCAACGATAAAAAAAGTTTCATTAATTACAGAGAAATAA
- a CDS encoding WavQ encodes MSKVKKFVIFSPPYNEKWGGVVVLHKLCHLLNELGHDAKIYPHYEQFVMDKVNFFHTLKLFFKVELKYLIKKLIKGFETNPHLNTPVIKPSKDYQVDDDCVVIYSEIVLGNPLNAKNVVRWLLHQPGFHYGQIMYNPGELLFKFNSAINDFEFPGSKTSTQELKVIHYPLEHYNLNEVPVEKKGIAYCIRKGKHKKLVHNPTNATLIDNLPHKEVAKILKKSKQFISYDTYTAYSIFAVLCGCESIVIPDEGTSEIEWYPKETDRYGLAYGFDNIEKAKLTAHLVKEHIIQEEKSSLMNVKKSVDEINQFFFDKN; translated from the coding sequence ATGTCCAAAGTAAAAAAGTTTGTCATCTTCTCACCACCATATAATGAAAAATGGGGTGGTGTTGTAGTATTACATAAATTATGTCACCTTCTAAATGAACTAGGACATGATGCAAAAATTTACCCCCACTACGAGCAGTTTGTAATGGATAAAGTAAATTTTTTCCATACACTTAAGTTATTTTTTAAAGTTGAATTAAAGTATTTAATTAAAAAGCTGATTAAAGGATTTGAAACAAACCCACATTTAAATACACCAGTAATTAAACCTTCGAAAGATTATCAAGTTGATGATGACTGCGTAGTAATTTATTCAGAAATAGTATTAGGTAACCCTCTTAATGCTAAGAATGTTGTTCGTTGGTTATTACACCAGCCCGGCTTTCATTATGGACAGATAATGTACAACCCAGGCGAACTACTTTTTAAATTTAATAGCGCCATAAATGATTTTGAATTTCCAGGTTCAAAAACCTCAACGCAAGAACTAAAGGTTATTCATTACCCCTTAGAGCATTACAATCTAAACGAAGTGCCTGTTGAAAAAAAAGGAATTGCCTACTGTATTCGTAAAGGAAAGCACAAAAAGCTAGTTCATAATCCTACTAATGCGACTTTGATTGATAACTTACCTCACAAAGAGGTCGCTAAAATATTAAAAAAATCCAAGCAATTCATATCTTATGATACCTATACCGCTTATTCTATTTTTGCCGTGTTATGTGGCTGTGAATCAATTGTAATACCAGACGAAGGGACAAGTGAAATAGAATGGTATCCTAAAGAGACTGATCGATATGGGCTAGCTTACGGGTTTGATAATATTGAAAAAGCAAAATTAACAGCACATCTAGTAAAAGAGCATATCATACAAGAAGAGAAAAGCTCTTTAATGAATGTTAAAAAAAGCGTTGATGAAATTAACCAGTTCTTTTTTGATAAAAATTAA
- a CDS encoding glycosyltransferase, translated as MLKKISAATLTYGNRLNFLYQSIDRLLEQGFDMIYVFCNGITKDNYQKLTSKYHGTPVITLYSDTNLGSAGGYYELITHIAQNDDADYVLLLDDDNLVPRNCYQTLMQLDIKEDELYYFHRPDRMLPKLAKEKRQPEFVMGSENSFLGRDIFSKIIKSNSKYAGDIIAAPYGGLLLNKKALDTDILPKKDFYLYADDYEYTNRLVTEYNFKIIFSEDILIEDLEKSFHLRKGSKLLSNRFSNANATQLYYSVRNNTWLGLLRSNSKGQYVSNVVIFSLIFITQFLLTFKLNNIRTYLKAIKDGFTCYLEEKKSKPRHRHINP; from the coding sequence ATGTTAAAAAAAATATCTGCCGCGACCCTAACCTACGGTAATAGATTAAATTTTTTATACCAATCAATAGATAGGCTACTAGAGCAAGGCTTCGATATGATTTATGTCTTTTGTAATGGTATTACTAAAGACAACTATCAAAAGTTAACAAGCAAATATCACGGTACACCTGTTATAACCTTATATTCAGATACAAATTTGGGTTCTGCAGGAGGTTACTATGAACTAATAACACATATTGCACAAAATGATGACGCCGATTATGTTTTATTACTTGACGATGACAATTTAGTCCCTAGGAATTGCTATCAAACATTAATGCAGCTAGATATTAAAGAAGATGAGCTTTATTACTTCCACCGCCCCGATAGAATGCTGCCCAAATTAGCAAAAGAGAAGCGACAACCCGAATTTGTCATGGGTAGTGAGAACTCTTTCTTAGGAAGAGATATCTTCTCGAAAATAATTAAATCAAACTCTAAGTACGCTGGTGATATTATCGCGGCTCCATATGGAGGTCTGCTATTAAATAAAAAGGCTCTTGATACAGACATACTCCCGAAAAAAGACTTTTATTTATATGCCGATGACTATGAGTACACTAATAGATTAGTAACAGAATATAATTTCAAAATCATCTTCTCTGAAGATATTCTAATTGAAGATTTAGAAAAGAGCTTTCACCTTAGAAAGGGAAGCAAATTGCTATCAAATCGCTTTAGCAATGCAAATGCAACACAGCTATATTACTCAGTAAGAAATAACACTTGGTTAGGCCTGTTACGAAGCAACTCCAAAGGGCAATATGTATCAAATGTAGTTATCTTCAGCCTAATATTTATTACACAGTTCTTATTAACGTTTAAGCTCAATAACATTAGAACATATCTAAAAGCGATAAAAGATGGATTTACTTGCTATTTGGAAGAAAAAAAGAGTAAGCCTCGTCATCGTCATATTAACCCTTAA
- a CDS encoding DUF1972 domain-containing protein: MNTVAIIGTVGVPACYGGFETLVENLLDEKDSSQEITVYCSSKSYQDKPVKYKNANLHYIPLHANGGQSIPYDIWSLCHAAIKKTNNILLLGVSGAICLPFIKLFSKAKIVTNIDGLEWKRDKWHPLIQKFLKFSEKLAVKYSDTIIADNQAIADYVTQEYDVKSEVIAYGGDHAVNSSLNLSDDNYALALCRIEPENNVELILEAFSRTNKKLKFIGNWDNSDFGQRMKAKYQSYENIDIIAPVYDLDSLFELRQKCSFYVHGHSAGGTNPSLVEMMHFNKTILAFDCNYNRASTEESAHYFSNIEELVTNINQEAEIDNGNNMLEIAQRRYTWKIVKQQYFNLLN; this comes from the coding sequence ATGAATACAGTTGCGATTATAGGCACGGTTGGTGTACCTGCTTGTTATGGTGGGTTTGAAACCTTAGTAGAAAACTTATTAGATGAAAAAGACAGCTCACAAGAGATTACCGTTTATTGCTCTTCAAAAAGCTACCAAGACAAACCTGTAAAATATAAAAATGCCAATTTACATTATATCCCATTGCACGCAAATGGTGGGCAAAGTATCCCTTACGATATTTGGTCTCTGTGCCATGCAGCAATAAAAAAGACTAATAATATTTTATTACTCGGTGTATCTGGCGCCATTTGCTTACCTTTTATTAAGCTATTTTCAAAGGCAAAAATAGTTACTAACATTGACGGTCTAGAGTGGAAAAGAGATAAATGGCACCCATTGATTCAGAAATTCTTAAAATTCTCAGAAAAGCTTGCAGTAAAATACTCAGACACAATTATTGCAGACAATCAAGCAATTGCAGATTACGTGACTCAAGAATATGACGTTAAGTCAGAAGTTATTGCCTACGGTGGCGATCATGCCGTTAATTCATCCCTCAATTTATCAGACGATAACTATGCTTTGGCGTTATGCAGAATCGAGCCAGAAAATAATGTCGAGTTAATTTTAGAAGCATTTAGCCGAACGAATAAAAAATTAAAATTTATTGGTAACTGGGACAACAGTGACTTTGGCCAAAGAATGAAAGCTAAATACCAAAGTTATGAAAATATCGATATAATAGCGCCAGTTTACGATCTCGACTCACTTTTCGAGCTCAGACAAAAGTGCTCTTTTTACGTACATGGCCATTCAGCTGGTGGCACAAACCCATCGCTTGTTGAAATGATGCACTTTAATAAAACAATTTTAGCCTTTGACTGTAACTACAATCGGGCTAGCACAGAAGAGTCTGCGCATTACTTTTCCAATATTGAAGAATTAGTTACTAATATCAACCAAGAAGCGGAAATTGATAATGGTAACAATATGCTTGAGATTGCACAGCGCAGATATACATGGAAAATAGTAAAGCAACAGTACTTCAACCTATTGAATTAA
- the rfbA gene encoding glucose-1-phosphate thymidylyltransferase RfbA, which yields MRKGIILAGGSGTRLYPLTKVVSKQLMPVYDKPMVYYPLATLMQAGIQEILIISTPEEIHRYENLLGNGDAFGVNLSYAVQPSPDGLAQAFIIAEEFLAGSSAALVLGDNMFYGHDLTKSLKNACAQETGGTVFGYHVANPRAYGVVEFDEKGTAISIEEKPVEPKSNYAVPGLYFFDSRVVEFAKNVKPSARGELEITEVIDQYLQAGELQVEIMGRGTAWLDTGTHDDLLAAAQFIATVEKRQGLKVNCPEEIAYRNGWISEQKLREIAEPLRKSGYGEYLLKLLDERVF from the coding sequence ATGCGCAAAGGAATTATATTAGCAGGCGGTAGTGGTACACGCCTGTACCCTTTAACCAAAGTTGTTAGTAAACAGCTAATGCCTGTTTATGACAAGCCAATGGTTTATTACCCGCTTGCAACCTTAATGCAGGCGGGCATTCAAGAGATTTTAATTATCTCAACACCAGAAGAGATCCACCGCTATGAAAACCTTTTAGGTAATGGCGATGCATTTGGCGTGAATTTATCTTATGCTGTGCAACCAAGTCCAGACGGTCTTGCTCAAGCATTTATTATCGCCGAAGAATTCTTAGCCGGAAGCTCAGCTGCTTTAGTTTTAGGTGATAATATGTTCTACGGACATGATCTTACTAAATCACTAAAAAATGCTTGTGCTCAAGAAACAGGTGGTACGGTATTTGGTTATCATGTCGCCAACCCAAGAGCTTACGGTGTTGTTGAATTTGACGAGAAAGGCACTGCCATTTCTATTGAAGAAAAGCCTGTTGAGCCTAAATCTAATTATGCTGTCCCTGGCCTTTACTTTTTTGACTCCCGCGTAGTTGAATTTGCTAAGAATGTAAAACCATCTGCCCGCGGAGAGCTTGAGATAACAGAAGTCATTGACCAATACTTGCAAGCCGGTGAATTGCAAGTGGAAATTATGGGGCGTGGTACTGCTTGGCTAGATACAGGTACCCACGATGATTTATTAGCAGCGGCGCAATTTATTGCAACGGTTGAAAAGCGCCAAGGCCTTAAGGTAAATTGCCCTGAAGAAATAGCCTACCGAAATGGCTGGATTTCTGAACAGAAATTAAGAGAGATTGCTGAACCACTACGTAAAAGTGGCTATGGCGAGTACCTATTAAAATTGCTTGATGAGCGAGTATTTTAA
- the rfbC gene encoding dTDP-4-dehydrorhamnose 3,5-epimerase, with product MEIIDTSIPDVKILEPRIFGDERGFFLETFRDDWFKENVANVTFVQDNHSKSSHGILRGMHYQLKQAQGKLVRVISGEVYDVAIDMRENSPSFGQSFGTLLSSENKRMMWVPAGFAHGFYVTSPSAEFVYKCTDYYAPEFEQSVLWNDPALKISWPIKTNEQPLLSEKDKAGKLFKDAQYYR from the coding sequence ATGGAAATTATCGATACCAGCATTCCTGATGTAAAAATACTAGAGCCAAGAATATTTGGCGATGAACGCGGCTTCTTTTTAGAAACTTTTCGCGATGACTGGTTTAAAGAAAATGTCGCTAATGTAACTTTTGTACAAGATAACCATAGCAAATCATCTCACGGCATCTTGCGCGGTATGCATTATCAGCTGAAACAAGCACAAGGAAAACTCGTTAGAGTCATTTCTGGCGAAGTATATGATGTTGCTATTGATATGCGTGAAAATAGCCCAAGCTTTGGTCAGTCTTTCGGAACATTACTATCAAGTGAAAACAAGCGTATGATGTGGGTTCCTGCGGGCTTTGCTCACGGTTTTTATGTCACATCACCATCAGCTGAATTTGTCTATAAGTGCACAGATTACTACGCTCCTGAATTTGAGCAAAGTGTATTATGGAATGATCCAGCACTAAAAATTAGCTGGCCAATTAAAACGAATGAACAGCCGCTACTGTCAGAAAAAGACAAAGCGGGTAAATTATTTAAAGATGCTCAATACTATCGTTAG